One genomic window of Psychrobacter cibarius includes the following:
- a CDS encoding DNA topoisomerase IB — protein MATLNDQTTTQDIRHDYEKLARLANLRYVSDDELGFTRRRWGRGFTYKDATGKTVKDKALRQRFNALVIPPMWSEVWICQDDKGHLQSTGRDDKARKQYLYHPEWDRVRDQAKFDAMIGFARALPNLRAQVEKDLKAKSLSRENVLSAVVKLLETTLIRIGNSRYAKLNKSYGLSTLRSKHVSETDNGLAFDFVGKSAKEHHIELQDERLIEIVQACSELPGYQIFKYLDDDGHKQVVDSSDINDYLRMHTSGHSHSHSHSHSHDSEMYSGNLYSAKDFRTWMASVLAASYLHDELQSAQGKAILASEPDSKARQQLVTDMVKSVADELGNTPAVCRSSYINPIIIERFLAGQFFEPYKQARRGRTKQHQSYEEKALLGFLSGC, from the coding sequence ATGGCGACGCTAAATGACCAAACAACCACGCAAGACATACGCCATGATTATGAAAAACTCGCTCGCCTTGCTAATCTGCGCTATGTCAGTGATGATGAGCTTGGGTTTACGCGTAGGCGTTGGGGGCGCGGGTTTACTTATAAAGATGCCACAGGCAAAACGGTCAAAGACAAAGCCTTGCGACAGCGTTTTAATGCGCTAGTGATACCACCGATGTGGTCAGAGGTTTGGATATGCCAAGATGATAAAGGGCACTTGCAATCGACAGGGCGCGATGACAAAGCACGAAAACAGTATCTGTATCACCCTGAGTGGGATCGTGTACGTGACCAAGCCAAGTTCGATGCCATGATAGGCTTCGCTAGAGCATTGCCGAATCTACGTGCGCAAGTCGAAAAAGACTTGAAAGCTAAATCATTATCCCGTGAAAATGTCTTATCAGCAGTGGTCAAACTATTAGAAACGACCTTGATTCGTATCGGCAACAGCCGCTATGCCAAGCTCAATAAAAGCTATGGTTTGAGTACTCTACGCAGTAAGCATGTGAGCGAAACTGATAACGGACTGGCGTTTGATTTTGTCGGTAAAAGTGCCAAAGAGCATCATATTGAATTGCAAGATGAGCGTTTGATTGAGATTGTACAGGCATGTTCTGAGTTACCTGGTTATCAGATTTTTAAATATTTAGATGACGATGGTCACAAGCAAGTCGTCGACAGTAGCGATATCAATGACTATCTACGCATGCATACTAGCGGTCATAGTCATAGTCATAGTCATAGTCATAGTCATGACAGTGAGATGTATAGCGGTAATTTATATAGCGCAAAGGACTTTCGTACTTGGATGGCCAGTGTCCTTGCTGCCAGTTACCTGCATGATGAGCTACAAAGCGCTCAGGGCAAAGCAATATTAGCCAGTGAACCTGATAGTAAAGCGCGTCAGCAGCTGGTGACTGATATGGTAAAAAGTGTGGCTGATGAGCTGGGCAATACCCCTGCTGTCTGCCGCTCTTCTTATATTAATCCCATTATTATAGAGCGCTTTTTGGCGGGGCAGTTCTTTGAACCTTATAAACAAGCGCGCCGTGGTCGTACTAAACAGCATCAAAGTTATGAAGAAAAGGCGCTGCTAGGATTTTTAAGTGGCTGCTGA
- a CDS encoding GNAT family N-acetyltransferase, which translates to MKNTSIKIAALSKDDYEFWLPLWQNYLKFYETSLPSSTIQNTWHSLLDSNVPIYGFGAWQDDKLVGITHVVLHPNTWNITECCYLEDLYVSESVRGQGVGRALIEKVYEFARSKNCNRVYWTTQEGNTTARKLYDAIATQTDMVQYRKNL; encoded by the coding sequence ATGAAAAATACTTCTATAAAGATAGCAGCATTATCTAAAGACGATTACGAATTTTGGTTACCTTTGTGGCAAAACTATCTAAAATTTTATGAGACCAGTTTGCCATCAAGTACCATCCAAAACACGTGGCACAGTTTGCTCGATAGCAACGTGCCGATTTATGGGTTTGGTGCTTGGCAGGACGACAAGTTAGTAGGTATCACCCATGTGGTGCTACACCCCAATACTTGGAATATCACTGAATGCTGTTACTTAGAGGATCTTTATGTTAGTGAGTCTGTGCGCGGGCAAGGCGTGGGACGCGCACTAATTGAAAAGGTATATGAGTTCGCTCGTAGTAAAAACTGCAACCGTGTGTATTGGACGACACAAGAGGGCAACACCACGGCGCGCAAACTCTATGACGCAATCGCCACTCAAACAGATATGGTGCAATATCGTAAAAACTTATAA
- a CDS encoding pyrimidine/purine nucleoside phosphorylase translates to MPSVNSYFDNKVTSIAFQTATKPATVGVMEIGEYEFGTSEFETMSVVSGALTVKLPESDEWQTFNAGEHFTVEANQKFQVKVAVETAYLCVYGK, encoded by the coding sequence ATGCCAAGCGTTAACAGTTATTTTGATAATAAAGTCACTTCTATTGCCTTTCAAACGGCAACTAAGCCTGCAACAGTTGGCGTGATGGAAATTGGCGAGTACGAATTTGGCACCAGCGAATTTGAAACCATGAGCGTGGTCAGTGGTGCATTGACGGTCAAATTGCCAGAAAGTGATGAGTGGCAAACCTTTAATGCAGGTGAGCACTTTACCGTTGAAGCCAATCAGAAGTTTCAAGTAAAAGTAGCAGTAGAAACGGCTTATTTATGTGTTTATGGTAAATAA
- the prfB gene encoding peptide chain release factor 2 (programmed frameshift): protein MEINPYQERIKDLSERGQDLRRYLDFDGKQERLEEVNLELENPELWNDPERATKINKEKSQLDGVIDVVVSLESTLEDASAMLELAVEAEDESLLADVQAELDNAEKRVADLEFRRMFSGEMDPNNCYLDIQSGSGGTEAQDWAEMLLRMYTRWAESHGFKVEVIEVSSGSVAGIKSATIEIKGDYAFGWLRTEIGVHRLVRKSPFDSNNGRHTSFAAVFVSPEIDDNIEIDINPADLRIDTYRSSGAGGQHVNTTDSAVRITHEPSGVVVTCQNERSQHGNKATAMKLLRAKLYELEMQKRMESQQAVEDGKSDVGWGSQIRSYVLDDSRIKDLRTGVETFNTGAVLDGDLDQFIEASLKAGL, encoded by the exons ATGGAAATCAATCCGTATCAAGAACGAATCAAAGATTTATCAGAGCGTGGGCAGGACTTGCGGAGGTATCTT GACTTCGATGGTAAGCAAGAACGCTTAGAAGAAGTCAATTTAGAGTTAGAAAACCCCGAGCTATGGAATGATCCAGAGCGTGCGACTAAAATTAATAAAGAAAAAAGCCAGCTTGATGGCGTCATCGATGTTGTGGTGTCGCTTGAGAGCACATTGGAAGATGCGTCTGCCATGCTGGAGCTGGCGGTAGAAGCAGAGGACGAGTCTTTGCTGGCGGATGTGCAAGCAGAGCTCGACAATGCGGAGAAACGCGTCGCGGATTTAGAATTCCGTCGCATGTTTAGTGGTGAGATGGATCCTAATAACTGCTACTTAGATATCCAGTCGGGTAGTGGCGGCACCGAAGCGCAAGATTGGGCGGAGATGCTGTTGCGTATGTATACCCGCTGGGCGGAATCGCATGGCTTCAAAGTTGAGGTCATTGAGGTATCTTCTGGTAGCGTGGCTGGTATTAAATCAGCAACGATTGAGATTAAAGGGGATTACGCTTTTGGTTGGTTACGTACCGAAATCGGCGTGCATCGCTTAGTCCGTAAATCACCATTTGATAGCAATAACGGTCGTCATACCTCGTTTGCTGCCGTTTTTGTGTCGCCTGAAATTGATGATAATATCGAGATTGATATCAATCCAGCAGATTTGCGTATTGATACTTATCGTTCATCTGGCGCAGGTGGTCAGCATGTGAACACGACCGATTCTGCGGTACGTATCACCCACGAGCCAAGTGGCGTGGTGGTCACTTGTCAGAACGAGCGTAGCCAGCATGGGAACAAAGCGACGGCGATGAAGTTGCTGCGTGCTAAGCTTTATGAGCTTGAAATGCAAAAACGGATGGAATCTCAGCAAGCGGTCGAGGATGGCAAGTCAGACGTCGGTTGGGGCAGTCAAATTCGCTCTTATGTGCTCGATGATTCACGTATCAAAGACTTGCGTACTGGCGTTGAAACCTTTAATACTGGTGCGGTACTCGATGGCGACCTCGATCAGTTTATCGAAGCGAGTCTAAAAGCAGGATTATAA
- a CDS encoding HAD family hydrolase, translating to MQATQAQIFPKELALFDLDHTLLDVDSDYLWGEYIVKHDLVDEAQYRTANQKFYQDYIEGTLDATEYNEFVAQFLSSLPMDRLHELREDYIKSEIEPHIRPKAMEVLCQHVEKGHEVVIISATNDFVVSAIAKRFGIEGANVLSTPLEIKNERYTGKLTDKPNFKEGKIYHLNKWLEKQQSAGTTFDKTYAYSDSKNDIPLLEWADVAICVSPDDALHAHALSHRWAVEDWSI from the coding sequence ATGCAGGCAACACAAGCACAAATTTTTCCAAAAGAGCTGGCACTTTTTGATTTAGATCATACTTTGCTCGACGTCGATAGCGACTATTTATGGGGCGAGTATATCGTCAAACACGACCTCGTCGATGAAGCGCAATACCGCACGGCCAATCAAAAGTTTTACCAAGACTATATCGAAGGTACGCTTGATGCGACGGAATATAATGAATTTGTGGCGCAGTTTTTGAGTAGCTTGCCGATGGATAGATTGCATGAGCTACGAGAAGACTATATTAAAAGTGAAATTGAGCCGCACATACGCCCAAAAGCGATGGAAGTGCTCTGTCAGCATGTTGAAAAAGGTCATGAGGTGGTGATTATTTCTGCGACCAATGATTTTGTAGTATCAGCCATTGCCAAGCGTTTTGGTATCGAAGGTGCCAATGTGCTATCAACGCCGCTTGAGATAAAAAATGAGCGCTATACGGGTAAACTTACCGACAAACCAAACTTTAAAGAAGGTAAAATTTACCATCTGAATAAATGGCTAGAGAAGCAGCAATCAGCGGGCACGACTTTTGATAAAACTTATGCCTATTCAGATTCCAAAAATGACATTCCATTGCTTGAGTGGGCGGATGTGGCTATTTGTGTGTCACCCGACGATGCGCTACATGCTCATGCGTTGTCGCATCGCTGGGCAGTGGAGGATTGGTCGATTTAG
- a CDS encoding gamma carbonic anhydrase family protein, whose translation MIYQYLDKVPEFAVPFNGWVADSAQVIGDVYLGKKASIWFGAVLRGDVGHIHIGDYSNVQENSVIHTDVGIEVKIGNYVTIGHLAMLHGCEVGDNSLIGIGAVVLNNAKIGKNCIIGAKALVTEGKVIPDNSLVMGAPAKVVKTLTDEQAAMLKMSAHHYAELCETYKEGLTEIPLPK comes from the coding sequence ATGATTTATCAATATTTAGACAAGGTGCCCGAATTCGCGGTACCTTTTAATGGTTGGGTCGCAGACTCAGCACAGGTTATAGGTGATGTATATTTGGGGAAAAAAGCCAGTATTTGGTTTGGGGCAGTGCTTCGCGGAGATGTCGGTCACATTCATATTGGTGACTATAGTAATGTACAAGAAAACAGCGTTATTCATACTGATGTTGGTATAGAGGTTAAAATCGGCAACTATGTCACTATTGGTCATTTAGCGATGCTGCACGGCTGCGAAGTCGGTGATAACAGTTTGATTGGTATTGGCGCAGTGGTATTGAATAATGCCAAAATTGGTAAAAACTGCATCATTGGTGCTAAGGCATTGGTCACCGAAGGCAAGGTGATTCCAGACAATTCACTCGTCATGGGCGCCCCTGCCAAGGTGGTCAAAACCTTAACGGACGAGCAAGCCGCCATGCTAAAAATGTCAGCGCACCATTATGCTGAACTTTGTGAGACTTATAAAGAAGGGTTGACTGAAATTCCACTGCCTAAATAA
- the carA gene encoding glutamine-hydrolyzing carbamoyl-phosphate synthase small subunit: MNSSAEIQAILALADGTIFRGVSIGSLGHRVGEVVFNTAMTGYQEILTDPSYARQLVTLTYPHIGNTGTNSEDTESGNGHQVWADGLIIRDATMVTSNFRNSESLSDYLSRNDTVAIAEIDTRQLTRLLRDKGAQNGCIMTASDGETISAADEQQAIKLAQEFAGIEGMDLAKECCTKETFEWTAGTWDLSDTLLNRDAIGSHDSGTGGFFKQLGTHIDSKYNVVAYDFGSKTNILRMLVDRGCHVTVVPAQTPIADVLAMNPDGIFLSNGPGDPAACDYAIDAVRHIIEKTDVPTFGICLGHQLIGLASGANTIKMKTGHHGANHPVQDLAAGTVMITSQNHGFAVDEDTLPANVKSTHRSLFDGTNQGIELTNKPVFSFQGHPEASPGPHDCAPLFDKFADMMAKSKA; encoded by the coding sequence TTGAATTCATCGGCAGAAATACAAGCAATTTTGGCATTAGCAGACGGTACGATTTTTCGCGGTGTGAGTATCGGCAGTCTCGGTCATCGTGTCGGTGAGGTGGTGTTTAATACAGCCATGACAGGGTACCAAGAAATCCTAACCGACCCAAGTTATGCGCGCCAGCTGGTCACCCTAACCTATCCGCACATCGGCAATACCGGTACCAATAGCGAGGACACTGAGTCTGGCAATGGTCATCAAGTATGGGCCGACGGTCTTATCATCCGTGATGCCACCATGGTTACTTCTAACTTCCGTAACTCAGAATCATTAAGCGACTATTTATCACGTAACGATACCGTTGCAATCGCTGAGATTGATACGCGCCAATTGACCCGCCTATTACGTGATAAAGGTGCACAGAACGGCTGTATTATGACCGCCTCAGACGGCGAGACAATCAGCGCTGCTGACGAGCAACAAGCCATCAAATTGGCACAAGAGTTTGCTGGTATCGAAGGCATGGACTTGGCAAAAGAATGCTGTACTAAAGAGACGTTCGAATGGACAGCAGGTACGTGGGATTTATCAGATACCCTACTTAACCGTGATGCCATTGGCAGTCATGATAGCGGTACAGGCGGATTTTTCAAGCAACTCGGCACTCACATCGATTCTAAATACAATGTCGTCGCTTATGACTTCGGTAGCAAAACCAATATCCTGCGTATGCTAGTTGACCGCGGCTGTCATGTAACCGTCGTTCCTGCACAAACGCCTATCGCAGATGTGCTGGCGATGAACCCAGATGGTATCTTTTTATCAAACGGTCCTGGCGACCCTGCAGCCTGCGACTATGCTATCGATGCCGTACGTCATATCATTGAAAAAACTGATGTGCCAACCTTTGGTATCTGCTTAGGTCATCAGCTGATTGGTCTAGCTAGCGGCGCAAACACCATTAAAATGAAAACCGGTCATCACGGCGCCAACCATCCAGTTCAAGACTTAGCAGCTGGCACGGTGATGATTACCAGTCAGAACCATGGTTTTGCGGTTGATGAAGACACGCTGCCTGCTAACGTTAAATCTACCCATCGCTCATTATTCGATGGTACCAACCAAGGTATCGAGCTGACCAACAAGCCAGTCTTTAGCTTCCAAGGTCACCCAGAAGCCAGCCCCGGCCCGCATGATTGTGCGCCACTGTTTGATAAGTTTGCAGATATGATGGCAAAGTCTAAAGCTTAA
- the carB gene encoding carbamoyl-phosphate synthase large subunit: protein MPKRIDIKSILIIGAGPIVIGQACEFDYSGAQACKALKEEGYRVILVNSNPATIMTDPTMADATYIEPITWQTVEQIIAKERPDAILPTMGGQTALNCALELDKHGVLTKYNCELIGATKDSIEMAEDRNLFDKAMKRIGLECPRAETAETMEEAFATQEKMGYPCIIRPSFTMGGSGGGIAYNRDEFIEICERGFDLSPNHQLLIDESLIGWKEYEMEVVRDKNDNCIIICAIENFDPMGVHTGDSITVAPAQTLTDKEYQIMRNASLAVLREIGVETGGSNVQFGINPDTGRMVVIEMNPRVSRSSALASKATGFPIAKIAAKLAIGYTLDELQNDITGGKTPASFEPALDYVVTKIPRFNFEKFPQADSVLSTQMKSVGEVMAIGRNFQESMQKALRGMETGNDGFDEQIDFAAIKDGNLSIEKARSEITNRLTIPTPERIYYIADAFRIGMSVDEVFNLTKIDPWFLVQIEDIVKTEATVKALGFGGLTEKNLRSFKRKGLSDLRLAKLLGVSQKQLRKKRWDLNVYPVYKRVDTCAAEFATSTAYMYSTYDSECEANPTNNKKIMVIGGGPNRIGQGIEFDYCCVHAALAMREDGYETIMVNCNPETVSTDYDTSDRLYFEPITLEDVLEIVRIENPDGVIVQFGGQTPLKLARALEAAGVKIIGTSPDAIDRAEDRERFQHMIQQLNLIQPTNALATSLEDGLVKAKDVGYPLVVRPSYVLGGRAMEIVYNEDELRHYLRTAVQASNEAPVLLDRFLDDAIEVDVDCVSDGTDVVIGGIMQHIEQAGVHSGDSACSLPPYSLSDELCDVMRAQTVAMAKELGVVGLMNVQFAVKGETVYILEVNPRAARTVPFVSKCIGTSLAQIAARCMAGTSLKDQGFTTEIVPAFFAVKEAVFPFAKFPGVDPILSPEMKSTGEVMGVGKTFGEAFYKAVIGSNERLPGLPVEGETKTVFISVRDSDKEQVAPIARQLIDYGFKIVATTGTQKVLSDNGIECKQINKVTEGRPHIVDALKNGKIDLIINTTEGKQAQEDSFSIRRSALQGKVFYVTTLGAADAVCKSYAIDLPFEVYKLQDLHEQAKTIA, encoded by the coding sequence ATGCCAAAACGTATCGACATAAAAAGCATTCTTATCATAGGCGCAGGTCCTATCGTCATCGGTCAAGCATGTGAGTTTGATTATTCGGGTGCACAGGCCTGTAAAGCACTAAAAGAAGAAGGCTATCGCGTCATCTTGGTCAACTCAAACCCTGCAACTATCATGACTGACCCTACCATGGCGGACGCGACTTATATTGAGCCAATTACTTGGCAGACGGTTGAACAAATCATTGCTAAAGAACGTCCTGACGCGATCTTGCCAACCATGGGTGGTCAGACGGCGCTAAACTGTGCCTTAGAATTAGACAAGCATGGCGTGTTGACCAAGTATAACTGCGAATTAATTGGCGCGACCAAAGACTCAATCGAGATGGCAGAAGATCGCAATTTATTTGATAAAGCCATGAAGCGTATCGGCCTTGAATGCCCGCGCGCTGAAACCGCTGAGACGATGGAAGAAGCATTTGCGACCCAAGAAAAAATGGGCTATCCGTGTATCATTCGTCCGTCGTTCACCATGGGTGGCTCAGGCGGCGGTATCGCTTATAACCGCGATGAATTTATCGAGATTTGCGAACGCGGTTTTGACTTATCGCCAAACCATCAACTGCTCATCGATGAATCATTAATCGGTTGGAAAGAGTATGAGATGGAAGTGGTTCGTGACAAAAATGATAACTGCATCATCATCTGTGCGATTGAGAACTTTGACCCAATGGGTGTGCATACTGGCGACTCAATCACAGTTGCGCCAGCGCAAACTTTGACCGACAAAGAATACCAAATTATGCGTAATGCCTCATTGGCAGTACTGCGTGAAATCGGCGTTGAAACAGGCGGCTCAAACGTTCAGTTCGGTATTAACCCTGATACTGGTCGTATGGTCGTCATCGAGATGAATCCACGTGTGTCACGCTCATCAGCATTGGCGTCAAAAGCCACTGGTTTCCCGATTGCTAAAATCGCAGCAAAATTAGCCATTGGTTATACGCTTGATGAATTGCAAAATGACATTACAGGTGGCAAAACGCCAGCCAGCTTTGAGCCTGCGCTTGATTATGTGGTCACAAAAATTCCACGTTTTAACTTTGAAAAATTCCCACAAGCAGATAGTGTTTTATCAACCCAAATGAAATCGGTTGGTGAAGTCATGGCGATTGGTCGTAACTTCCAAGAATCAATGCAAAAAGCATTACGTGGTATGGAAACTGGCAATGATGGTTTTGATGAGCAAATTGACTTTGCTGCTATCAAAGACGGTAATCTGAGCATTGAAAAGGCACGAAGCGAGATTACCAATCGCTTGACCATTCCAACGCCTGAACGCATTTATTATATTGCCGATGCTTTCCGTATCGGTATGAGCGTCGATGAAGTATTCAACTTAACCAAAATCGATCCATGGTTCTTGGTACAAATCGAAGATATCGTGAAAACTGAAGCAACGGTGAAAGCATTGGGTTTTGGTGGTTTAACTGAGAAGAACTTACGCAGCTTTAAACGTAAAGGTTTATCAGATTTACGTTTAGCAAAACTCCTTGGTGTCTCACAAAAGCAACTACGTAAAAAGCGTTGGGACTTAAACGTCTATCCAGTCTATAAGCGCGTCGATACCTGTGCCGCAGAATTTGCCACCAGCACCGCTTATATGTACTCAACATACGATAGCGAATGTGAAGCAAACCCAACGAATAACAAGAAAATCATGGTCATCGGTGGCGGTCCTAACCGTATCGGTCAAGGTATCGAGTTTGACTATTGCTGTGTACACGCAGCCCTTGCGATGCGCGAAGACGGCTACGAGACCATCATGGTCAACTGTAACCCTGAAACGGTTTCAACCGACTATGACACCTCCGACCGTCTTTACTTTGAACCAATCACGTTAGAGGACGTGTTAGAAATCGTCCGTATCGAAAATCCCGATGGCGTGATTGTACAGTTCGGTGGTCAAACGCCATTGAAACTTGCCCGCGCACTTGAAGCCGCTGGTGTAAAAATTATCGGTACTAGTCCTGATGCGATTGACCGCGCTGAAGATCGCGAACGCTTCCAGCATATGATTCAACAGTTGAATCTTATCCAACCAACTAATGCTTTAGCGACGAGCTTAGAAGATGGTTTGGTCAAAGCAAAAGACGTTGGTTATCCGTTGGTCGTACGCCCGTCTTATGTCCTTGGTGGTCGTGCGATGGAAATCGTCTATAACGAAGATGAGTTAAGACACTACTTGCGTACGGCGGTTCAAGCATCAAACGAAGCGCCCGTATTATTAGACCGCTTCTTAGATGATGCTATTGAAGTCGATGTCGATTGTGTTAGCGACGGTACAGACGTGGTGATTGGCGGTATCATGCAGCATATCGAACAAGCTGGCGTGCATTCTGGTGACTCAGCTTGCTCATTGCCACCTTACTCATTATCAGATGAGCTGTGCGATGTGATGCGCGCGCAAACCGTGGCGATGGCAAAAGAGCTTGGTGTTGTCGGCTTAATGAACGTCCAGTTTGCGGTAAAAGGTGAAACGGTTTATATCTTAGAAGTCAATCCACGTGCGGCGCGTACCGTACCGTTTGTCTCTAAATGTATCGGTACGTCATTAGCACAAATCGCGGCGCGCTGTATGGCTGGCACGTCATTAAAAGACCAAGGCTTTACCACTGAAATTGTTCCTGCATTTTTCGCGGTAAAAGAAGCAGTATTCCCATTTGCTAAGTTCCCTGGTGTTGACCCAATCTTGAGCCCTGAGATGAAATCAACCGGTGAAGTGATGGGCGTTGGTAAAACCTTTGGCGAAGCATTCTACAAAGCGGTTATCGGTAGTAACGAGCGTCTGCCAGGTCTACCTGTTGAGGGCGAAACCAAAACTGTCTTTATCTCGGTACGTGATAGCGATAAAGAACAAGTCGCCCCTATCGCCCGTCAGCTTATCGACTATGGCTTCAAAATCGTTGCCACCACGGGTACGCAAAAAGTACTTAGCGATAACGGTATCGAGTGTAAGCAAATCAATAAAGTTACCGAAGGTCGCCCACATATCGTCGATGCCTTGAAAAATGGTAAAATCGACCTTATTATCAATACCACTGAAGGCAAACAGGCACAAGAGGATTCATTCTCTATCCGCCGTAGCGCCCTGCAAGGTAAAGTGTTTTATGTGACGACTTTAGGGGCGGCAGACGCGGTTTGTAAATCTTATGCCATTGACCTACCGTTTGAGGTCTATAAGCTACAAGATTTGCACGAACAAGCAAAGACTATTGCCTAG
- the greA gene encoding transcription elongation factor GreA, producing the protein MQRYPMTPQGHAALEAELKQLKSIDRPRITASIAEAREHGDLKENAEYHAAREQQGFCEARIRDIEAKLGGAQVIDPATLPKDGRVIFGVSVVIENMDTGEEKQYKIVGDDEADFKAGKISVNSPIARGLIGKSEGDEARIETPKGVVEYEIMKVIYD; encoded by the coding sequence ATGCAACGTTATCCCATGACTCCGCAAGGACATGCGGCTCTAGAAGCCGAATTAAAACAGTTAAAAAGTATCGACCGTCCACGCATCACTGCTTCTATCGCTGAAGCCCGTGAACACGGCGATTTGAAAGAAAATGCTGAATATCATGCTGCTCGCGAACAGCAAGGTTTTTGTGAAGCGCGTATCCGTGATATCGAAGCCAAACTTGGCGGCGCGCAAGTGATTGATCCTGCAACATTACCAAAAGATGGTCGTGTGATATTCGGCGTGAGCGTCGTTATCGAAAACATGGACACCGGAGAAGAAAAACAATACAAAATCGTTGGTGATGACGAAGCAGACTTTAAAGCTGGCAAAATCTCAGTCAACTCGCCTATCGCGCGTGGTTTAATTGGTAAGTCTGAAGGCGACGAAGCCCGTATTGAAACGCCAAAAGGCGTGGTCGAATACGAAATCATGAAAGTGATTTACGATTAA
- a CDS encoding putative DNA modification/repair radical SAM protein has product MATINYERLQGKLNILADAAKYDVSCSSSAGTRKNQGGGLGDASATGICHSYTEDGRCVSLLKILLTNHCIYDCAYCTSRKSNDTPRAAFSVEEVVDLTMQFYRRNYIEGLFLSSGIFKSGDYTMERLVEVAKILRTRERFNGYIHLKTIPGASKELLLEAGLYADRLSVNIEIPTKSGLALLAPEKSHDELKAPMETVKTEIITIKESRKTHKKAPKFVPAGQTSQMIVGASNETDLQVIQLSSHFYKQYDLKRVYYSGYVPMLSDSRLPAIGTPVPMIRENRLYQADWLMRFYGFGAHEIVEPDSPFLDLDCDPKLAWAIRHREHFPINIQTATYEMIVRIPGIGTKTAKKIVKARKFNQLTLYHLKKMGAAVNRAKYFIATTGKNEHLAHLTRYNFRQYVLAQTQTKYKDQRNGQLALF; this is encoded by the coding sequence ATGGCAACCATCAATTATGAACGACTACAAGGCAAGCTCAATATTTTAGCGGATGCTGCTAAATATGATGTTTCTTGCTCATCCTCCGCTGGTACGCGCAAAAACCAAGGCGGTGGGCTTGGCGATGCTTCTGCAACTGGTATTTGTCACAGCTACACTGAAGATGGTCGCTGCGTCAGCTTGTTAAAAATCCTCTTAACCAATCATTGCATATACGACTGCGCGTATTGCACCTCACGCAAAAGCAATGACACGCCGCGTGCTGCTTTTAGTGTCGAAGAAGTCGTTGACTTAACCATGCAGTTTTATCGCCGTAACTATATCGAAGGGCTGTTTCTGAGCTCAGGTATTTTTAAAAGTGGCGATTATACGATGGAGCGACTGGTTGAGGTCGCTAAGATATTGCGGACACGTGAACGCTTTAATGGCTATATCCATTTAAAGACCATTCCCGGTGCATCAAAAGAGCTGCTATTAGAAGCTGGTCTGTATGCTGACCGCTTAAGCGTTAATATCGAGATTCCGACCAAATCAGGTCTAGCACTGCTCGCCCCAGAAAAATCACATGATGAATTAAAAGCACCGATGGAAACGGTTAAAACTGAAATTATTACGATCAAAGAGAGCCGTAAAACCCATAAAAAAGCACCGAAATTTGTGCCAGCAGGTCAAACCAGTCAAATGATTGTTGGCGCGAGTAACGAGACTGACTTGCAAGTGATTCAGCTATCTAGTCATTTTTATAAACAGTATGATCTTAAGCGCGTTTACTACTCTGGCTATGTACCGATGTTGTCAGACAGTCGCCTGCCAGCGATTGGAACGCCAGTGCCGATGATACGTGAAAACCGTCTTTATCAAGCGGACTGGCTGATGCGTTTTTATGGTTTTGGCGCGCATGAAATCGTTGAACCAGACTCGCCATTTCTAGACTTAGACTGCGACCCAAAGCTTGCTTGGGCAATCCGCCATCGTGAGCACTTCCCCATTAATATTCAAACCGCCACTTACGAGATGATTGTGCGTATTCCGGGTATCGGCACCAAAACGGCTAAAAAAATAGTGAAAGCACGCAAATTTAATCAACTGACACTTTATCATTTGAAGAAAATGGGCGCAGCGGTCAATCGTGCTAAGTACTTTATCGCGACGACGGGTAAGAACGAACATTTAGCGCATTTAACGCGTTATAACTTCCGGCAATATGTATTGGCACAGACGCAGACCAAGTATAAAGACCAGCGTAATGGGCAACTGGCTTTGTTTTAA